From the genome of Pseudoxanthomonas sp.:
ATTTCGAAGGCCGCCAGGGCCCCGGCTCGCGCACGTTGCTGGCCTCACCGCTGGGCGCGGCGTGGTCGGCGGTGCAGGGCCGCGTGGCCGATGTGCGCGAGATGTTCGAAGCAAATCCACAGAAGGAAGTGGCGTGATGTCCAGCCCCGAAACCACCCAGGCCGCCAGCGTGGCCTTTTCCGCTACCGTGGCCAGCGCACTGGCCCGCAGCATCCGCGACACGCCGCTGCGACCGCAGGCCGAAGCCCTGGCCGCCAGCGCCGCCGAGATCGTGGTCACGCCGCCCGTCGAAGACGCGCAGGAGGCCGTGTAATGGCCGGCCTGCAGACCGTTACCTCGCAAGCCGTGGTGCTGCGTTCGAGCAACATCGACACCGACCAGATCATCCCGGCACGCTTCCTGTCCACCACCGAACGCGCCGGCCTGGGCCGGTTCGCGTTCAACGACTGGCGCTGGAAGAGTGAAGGCGTGCCGAATCCGGAATTCGCCTTCAACCAGCCTGAAAACGCCGGCCGACAGATCCTGCTGGCCGGACGCAACTTCGGCTGCGGCTCCTCGCGCGAACACGCGCCGTGGGCACTGACCGACCTGGGCCTGAAGGCGGTGGTGTCCAGCGAGATCGCCGACATCTTCCGCAACAACAGCCTGAAGAACGGACTGATCCCGATCGTGCTGGCCGAAGCCGACGTGCAGGCGCTGATGGAGCGTCCGGATGACGAACTGACCATCGACGTGGCCGCGCGCGAACTGCGCACGCCCGATGGCCGCTGCTACACCTTCCCGCTGGACGGGTTCTCCCAGACCTGCCTGCTGCAGGGCGTGGACGAACTGGGCTACCTGCTGGCCCGCGCACCCGATATCGCACGTTACGAGGCTTCCCATGCACGCTGACATCGTCGTCCTGCCCGGTGACGGCATTGGTCCGGAAGTGGCCGCTGCCGCGGTCACCGTCCTGAAGGCCGTCGCCAAGCGCCACGGTCACGACTTCACCTTCGCCGAGCACGACATCGGTGGCATCGCCATCGACCGCCATGGCGTGCCATTGCCGGAATCCACCACCATCGCCTGCCAGAAGGCCGATGCGGTGCTGCTCGGCGCGGTCGGCGGGCCGAAGTGGTCCGACCCCAATGCCAAGGTGCGTCCGGAGCAGGGCCTGCTGGCGATCCGCCGCGCGCTTGGCCTGTTCGCCAACCTCCGCCCGGTGCGTCCGCACCCAGCCGCGCTGGATGCCTCACCGATCAAGCCACACCTGCTGACCGGCGTGGACATCATGGTGGTGCGCGAACTCACCGGCGGCATTTACTTCGGCGAGAAGACCCGCACCGCCGATGCCGCCAGCGACCTGTGCAGCTATTCGGTGGCCGAGATCGAGCGCGTCCTGCGCAGCGCCTTCCAGCTGGCCAAGGCCCGCCGCGGCAAGGTCACCTCGGTGGACAAGGCCAATGTGCTGGAGACCTCGCGCCTGTGGCGTGACGTGGCCACGCGCATCGGCCGCGAAGAGTTCCCGGACGTCGAGCTGGAGCACCAGCTGGTCGACTCGATGGCGATGCACCTGCTGGCCAAGCCGCGCGAGTACGACGTGATCGTCACCGAGAACATGTTCGGCGACATCCTCACCGATGAAGCGTCGATGCTGGCCGGTTCGTTGGGCCTGCTGCCGTCGGCCTCGCTGGGCCAGGAAGGCAAGGTCGGGATCTATGAACCGATCCACGGTTCGGCCCCCGACATCGCCGGCAAGGGCATCGCCAACCCCTACGCGACGATCCTGTCGGCAGCCATGCTGTTGCGGCATTCACTGGGCCTGGAAGACGAAGCCCAGTGCATCGAACGCGCCGTCAGCGCCGCCCTGGACACCCGCGCCTTCACTGCCGACCTGGCCAGCCCGGACATCGCCCTGTCCACCCTGCAGGCGACCGACGCCGTGATGGAGCAGCTGGACATCCACTGCTTCGTCGCCGACCTGCGCGACTGACCCGGCCCGCGGGCGTCCCGGTAACGCCCGCGGAAGCTGACGAAACAATGACGGGCATGCCAGTTCCGGCTGCCCGAGACTGTAAATATCGAACCGCCTAGTCTAGTATTAGCGGATGGCCCCGCAAGCTCCCAGCCCTTCATCCCCCGACCACGAACGCACCGCCCGTGCGCCGTCCGGCCCTGGCCGTCCCAAGGACCTGGCCAAGCGCGCCGCGATCCTGGATGCCGCCAAGGCCCTGTTCGCCCGTGAAGGCTTCGCCGGAGTCAGCATGGACCGCATCGCGGCCGAAGCCGGCGTCTCCAAGCTCACCGTCTACAGCCATTTCGGCGACAAGGAATCGCTGTTTTCCGAGTCGATCCGCACCCTGTGCGAAGAAATGCTGCCGGATGATTTCTTCAAGGTGCAGGCCGATGGCAGCCTGCGCGGCCAGCTGCGCCAGATCGCCGACGGCCTTTTCAAGCTGATGGTCAGCGACGGGGCCATCAGTACCCACCGGATCATGCTGACCCCCGGCCAGGCCGACCAGGGCCTGCGCCAGATCTTCTGGGAAGCAGGCCCGCAGCGCACCCACGATGCCTTTGCCGCATTCCTGCGCACGGCGATGGAGGACGGGCTGGTGGAGATCCCCGACGTCGATACCGCAGCCAAGCAGTTCTTCACCCTGCTCAAGGGCGAGCTGTACGCGCGGATGATGTGCGGCGTCTGCGGCCCGGTGGAAAACGAGGTCGAACGCCACCTGGACGCGACCGTGGACATGTTCCTGCGTGCCTACGCCGTGCGTTGAGCAACCCCATGCCCACAGTCCCGATGACTTCCGGCACTGCGTCGCGGCTGCCCTGCGCGGCCATCCTGATCATGCCGGACGTGCCCTGCACCGCTAGAATGCTAGGCCCCGCGCCCTAGAACACCCCCTACAAAGCACGCCCATGACGATCAATTACGCCCAAGCCCGCGAGAACATGGTGGAACAGCAGATTCGTCCCTGGGACGTGCTGGACAACCGCGTCCTCGAAACCCTGGCCACACTGCCGCGCGAAACCTTCGTGCCACCGGCGTACAGCGCCCTGGCCTATGCCGACATCGAACTGCCGCTGAGCCATGACCAGCGCATGATGAAACCGGTCATCGAAGGCCGCACGCTGCAGGCGCTGGATGTGCAGGAAGGCGAGGACGTGCTGGAAATCGGCACTGGCAGTGGCTTCATGACCGCCTGCCTGGCCACGCTGGGCCGCGAAGTGGTCAGCCTGGAACTGCACCCGGACCTGGCCGCCACCGCGCAGGCCAACCTGGACACCGCCGGCCTTGGCAGCAACGTGCGGATCGAAACTGCCGACGCCCTGACCTGGACCAGCGACCGCCAGTTCGACGTGGTCTGCGTCACCGCCGCGGTCGACACGCTGCCGGCATCATTCCTGCGCTGGCTGCGTCCGGGCGGCCGCCTGTTCGTGGTGCGCGGCCGCTCGCCGGTGATGGAAGCGGTGCTGATCCACAACGAAACTACCGGCCCGCGCGTCGAGTCGCTGTTCGAAACCGACCTGCCTTACCTGACCGGGGCCTCCCCGGTTGCGACATTCGTTTTTTGAGCGCCACAAACCTTCAAGGACTCCCGATGAGCCGTCTTCCCCTCGTTCTCGCACTCGCGTTGGCGCTGCCGTCCGCTGCTTCGGCCGCAGACCTGATGCAGACCTACGAAATGGCCCGCAACGGCGACCCGACGCTGGCCCAGGCTGAAGCCAGCCGGCTGTCGCAGAAGGAAGGCGTCGTCCAGGCACGCGCAACACTGCTGCCGCAGGTCAATGGCACGGCCTCGCTTGGCCGCTCCAGCGCCAAGGTCACCCACGGTGGCGACTGGGTGGAGAGCCCCCGCTCGCGCGACTACGCGGTCAACCTGAGCCAGAAGCTGGTGGATTTCAGCTCCTACGCCACGGTCAGGGCCCAGAACGCGCTGAGCCAGTCGGCTGACTTCGACCTGGATTCGGCCAACGACTCGCTGATCACCCGCACCTCCGCCGCCTACTTCAACGTGCTGATCGCCATCGAGACCCTGGCCTCGGCCGAGGCGGCCGAGGCGGCTTACCAGAAGCAGTTCGACTACGCGCAGAAGCGCCTGGACGTGGGCCTGGCCCCGATCACCGACGTACATGAAGCCCGCGCGTCCTACGACAGCGCGCGCGCCACGGTCATCAGCCAGCGCAACACGCTCAAGGACAGCTACGAGGCGCTGACCGAGATCACCGGCCAGCCGGTCAACAACCTGCGCGGCCTGCCGGACGACTTCAAGCCGCAGCTGCCGACCGAATACAGCGCTGAAGGCTGGGTCGACACCGCCATCGCCCAGAATCCAGCGCTGAAGTCGCTGCAGCTGCAGGTTCAGTCCGCTGAAGCCGGCGTTGCCGGCGCGCGTGCCGGCCATCTGCCGACCCTGAGCCTGAGCGGCGCCTACACCCGCAGCGCAGCCTGGGGTGGCGACAACACCGCCAGCAACATCAGCAGCCGTGGCCAAGCCGATGGTCGTTCGGTCGGCGTGACCCTGGACATCCCGATCTTCTCCGGCGGGGCGATCCAGTCGCAGGTGCGCCAGTCGATCGCCGAGCGTGACTCAGCCCAGGACGCCTATGAACTGCAGCGTCGCTCGGTCGTGCGCAATACCCGCAGCGCCTACCAGGTGCTGGAAGCGGGCATCAGCGAGATCGAAGCCCGCCGCTCGGCCGTGGTTTCGGCCCGCAGCGCCTATGACGCATCGCAGGTCGGCCTGGAAGTCGGCACCCGCACCGTGCTGGACGTGCTGACCAACCAGAACAACCTGGTCACTGCACAGCAGGAGTACTCGCTGGCCAAGTACAACTTCCTGCAGAACCGCCTGTTGCTGGAAGCTGCAGCCGGCACCCTGGACGCGGCCGACCTGCAGGACGTCAACGCCCTGCTCAGCGCCGATGCCAATGCGCGCCTGAACGGCGATGACCAGAAGATCATGGGCGCGCCGAGCAAGCTGTAACTCCCGGCCTTTGCAACACCGACAACAACAGCCGCGTACGCGGCTGTTGTTGTTTATGCGCCAGTCCCGCCCAGTGCACGCCCCCGCGAAACCACGGCACTCAGGCCTGCAAGTCATCCACCGGTTCGACCTCGGATAGCGACGATGCGCCCTGCCCCAGTCCCGCATGCGCGCGCGGGAACCACAACGTCATCACCGTCCCCACGCCCACGGCGCTGTCGACATCGATGAAGCCGCCTGCCTGGCGCATCAACGCGTACACCTGGGCCAGACCCAGGCCCGTACCCCGGCCCTCAGGCTTGGTCGTGAAGTAGGGTTCGAACAGCCGCGACATGGCTTCCTGACTCAGGCCGCTGCCGGTGTCGGACACCGACAGGGTCACGTAATCACCAGCGGCTCGGGCATGGGTTGCCCAGGCCTCGCCCACGTTGCCTTCGTCGCAACGCAGCGTGATCTGGCCAGCGCCATCGCAGGCATCCCGCGCATTGATGCACAGGTTCATCACCGCCTGGCCGAGGCTGTGGCGATCGGCGACCACCGGAAACGCCTGCGCTCGCTGCTCCACCAGCA
Proteins encoded in this window:
- the leuD gene encoding 3-isopropylmalate dehydratase small subunit codes for the protein MAGLQTVTSQAVVLRSSNIDTDQIIPARFLSTTERAGLGRFAFNDWRWKSEGVPNPEFAFNQPENAGRQILLAGRNFGCGSSREHAPWALTDLGLKAVVSSEIADIFRNNSLKNGLIPIVLAEADVQALMERPDDELTIDVAARELRTPDGRCYTFPLDGFSQTCLLQGVDELGYLLARAPDIARYEASHAR
- the leuB gene encoding 3-isopropylmalate dehydrogenase; this encodes MHADIVVLPGDGIGPEVAAAAVTVLKAVAKRHGHDFTFAEHDIGGIAIDRHGVPLPESTTIACQKADAVLLGAVGGPKWSDPNAKVRPEQGLLAIRRALGLFANLRPVRPHPAALDASPIKPHLLTGVDIMVVRELTGGIYFGEKTRTADAASDLCSYSVAEIERVLRSAFQLAKARRGKVTSVDKANVLETSRLWRDVATRIGREEFPDVELEHQLVDSMAMHLLAKPREYDVIVTENMFGDILTDEASMLAGSLGLLPSASLGQEGKVGIYEPIHGSAPDIAGKGIANPYATILSAAMLLRHSLGLEDEAQCIERAVSAALDTRAFTADLASPDIALSTLQATDAVMEQLDIHCFVADLRD
- a CDS encoding TetR/AcrR family transcriptional regulator; the protein is MAPQAPSPSSPDHERTARAPSGPGRPKDLAKRAAILDAAKALFAREGFAGVSMDRIAAEAGVSKLTVYSHFGDKESLFSESIRTLCEEMLPDDFFKVQADGSLRGQLRQIADGLFKLMVSDGAISTHRIMLTPGQADQGLRQIFWEAGPQRTHDAFAAFLRTAMEDGLVEIPDVDTAAKQFFTLLKGELYARMMCGVCGPVENEVERHLDATVDMFLRAYAVR
- a CDS encoding protein-L-isoaspartate O-methyltransferase, which translates into the protein MTINYAQARENMVEQQIRPWDVLDNRVLETLATLPRETFVPPAYSALAYADIELPLSHDQRMMKPVIEGRTLQALDVQEGEDVLEIGTGSGFMTACLATLGREVVSLELHPDLAATAQANLDTAGLGSNVRIETADALTWTSDRQFDVVCVTAAVDTLPASFLRWLRPGGRLFVVRGRSPVMEAVLIHNETTGPRVESLFETDLPYLTGASPVATFVF
- a CDS encoding TolC family outer membrane protein; translated protein: MSRLPLVLALALALPSAASAADLMQTYEMARNGDPTLAQAEASRLSQKEGVVQARATLLPQVNGTASLGRSSAKVTHGGDWVESPRSRDYAVNLSQKLVDFSSYATVRAQNALSQSADFDLDSANDSLITRTSAAYFNVLIAIETLASAEAAEAAYQKQFDYAQKRLDVGLAPITDVHEARASYDSARATVISQRNTLKDSYEALTEITGQPVNNLRGLPDDFKPQLPTEYSAEGWVDTAIAQNPALKSLQLQVQSAEAGVAGARAGHLPTLSLSGAYTRSAAWGGDNTASNISSRGQADGRSVGVTLDIPIFSGGAIQSQVRQSIAERDSAQDAYELQRRSVVRNTRSAYQVLEAGISEIEARRSAVVSARSAYDASQVGLEVGTRTVLDVLTNQNNLVTAQQEYSLAKYNFLQNRLLLEAAAGTLDAADLQDVNALLSADANARLNGDDQKIMGAPSKL